GCCGGACACAGAAATGGACAATGGTATCCCCCGCATATTAAAGCTAGTTTTATGGAATACGTAGATGTATACGAGGATATCACTCAGGGCTCTATTCCTGTAGTTTTGTGAAGAAATAGTACCTGACAAAAAAATGATTTTTTGACCTCATGGAGTGAGGCTTGGCTCAGATTTGCAGATAAGAGTTTTATCTCGCCCGGCCCGCAGCGGGCCTGGAGGCGAGGAGGGCGCAGAGGGGAGAAGTTTTTTTCCCTCTGTGATCTCCGCGACTCTAGCGAAGCGGGCGTGAGACAGCTTGCATGATTTCTCCAACAAGTGTACTTTTTCTGGACCTGTTGGAGATAAAATGCAGAATGATTTGGTCGATCTTCCTGATGCTTTGTGGCTCCAGGGTCATTTCGCCGAATATGCCAACCCCAAGGCGGTCGTTGCCCGCCTCACCCGACAGGGGGGGTTGCATCGCCTGAAAAGGGGTTTGTACATCAATGCCCGGCGTGCACACGAACCTGACGTGGCCGGCAAGGCCGCCAACCGCCTGTATGGGCCGTCGTATGTCTCCTTTGTCTATGCGCTTCGGTGGTACGGACTTATTCCGGAACACGTCGTGCATGTCACGTCCGCGACGTTCGCTAAGGGAAGGAAGAAGCGGTTCGATACGCCGATAGGTTCGTTCTTTTACCAGGATATTCCCGCAAACGCCTATCCGTTCGGGATACGGTTCGTCGGTCGGGGGCGGGACAGATATCTGATGGCTTCCCCGGAAAAAGCCATTTGCGACGAACTGTACCGGGTCGCCGGCATTCGTTCCATCCAGAGGATGCAGGATCTCCTTTTCGAGGATCTGCGCCTGGACCGGGAAAGGTTCATGGAGCTGGATCGACAAGACCTGCTCTCACTTTCAGGGCGTTATTCCGCGACAAGCTTGGACACTTTTGCGAGGTTTGTGAGAAGACAATCATGATGCCTGATGCCATCGTCCAACTCTTCGAGGAGTACCTGCGAAAAAACCACAACTCCACGGACAGGGCCCTTGCGGAAACCATTCAAGCGATTGCCTTGCTGGGCTTGTCCAGGACTGACTTTTTCACCCATGCCGCGTTTTATGGCGGCACGGCCCTGCGATTGCTGTACAACCTGGACAGGTTTTCAGAAGACCTG
This Desulfonatronum thioautotrophicum DNA region includes the following protein-coding sequences:
- a CDS encoding type IV toxin-antitoxin system AbiEi family antitoxin domain-containing protein; the protein is MQNDLVDLPDALWLQGHFAEYANPKAVVARLTRQGGLHRLKRGLYINARRAHEPDVAGKAANRLYGPSYVSFVYALRWYGLIPEHVVHVTSATFAKGRKKRFDTPIGSFFYQDIPANAYPFGIRFVGRGRDRYLMASPEKAICDELYRVAGIRSIQRMQDLLFEDLRLDRERFMELDRQDLLSLSGRYSATSLDTFARFVRRQS